A DNA window from Hydrogenothermus marinus contains the following coding sequences:
- a CDS encoding acylphosphatase, whose translation MLLHAIVKGKVQGVYYRKFTKETADRLGLKGWVKNLPDGTVEVVAEGDEDKLKELLENLYKGPPLAEIIDIDYEFLNKDGGFTDFEIRY comes from the coding sequence ATGCTACTCCATGCAATTGTAAAAGGCAAAGTACAAGGCGTATACTATAGAAAGTTTACAAAGGAAACAGCAGATAGACTTGGTTTAAAAGGTTGGGTAAAAAATCTTCCAGATGGAACAGTAGAAGTTGTAGCAGAAGGAGATGAAGATAAACTAAAGGAGCTGTTAGAAAATCTTTATAAAGGACCTCCTTTAGCCGAAATTATAGATATAGATTATGAATTTTTAAATAAAGATGGAGGATTTACTGATTTTGAGATTAGGTATTAA
- a CDS encoding M23 family metallopeptidase, which yields MRLGINILTILFFTFSVAFAKVYIVKPGDNLHYIAKKYKVSVDEIIKINHLRKPYIIRPGQKIKIPVKQKKKTEQQSINNCAITYKVKAGDSLITIAKKYHVWVKDLKKLNNLKGNTIRVGQILCIKKGNKNYHQTKKTKKSPKVKVKKKIIKKIVIHTVKPGESIALIARKYNASVNEIIKINHLRKPYIIRPGQKIKIPKKIVKVVEITEEEKIKQISKSMPFGFIWPVDKGVVIAQFVNSSTLRHLGIDIKTDCNYPIKASESGKVIYAGDSIKAFGNLVIIKHRKNYNTVYGHIGKIATKDGKYVKKGDIIGYTGKLNNSDDCGLYFEIRKNAIPVDPIVLLPKKKEVQTK from the coding sequence TTGAGATTAGGTATTAATATATTAACAATTTTATTTTTTACTTTTTCAGTAGCATTTGCAAAGGTTTATATTGTAAAGCCTGGTGATAACTTACATTACATAGCTAAAAAATATAAAGTATCTGTTGATGAGATTATAAAAATAAATCATCTAAGAAAACCTTATATTATTAGACCTGGGCAAAAAATAAAGATTCCTGTTAAACAAAAAAAGAAAACAGAGCAACAAAGTATCAATAACTGTGCTATTACATATAAAGTAAAAGCAGGTGATTCTTTAATAACTATTGCAAAAAAATATCATGTATGGGTTAAAGATTTAAAAAAATTAAATAATTTAAAAGGTAATACTATCAGAGTTGGTCAAATTTTATGTATAAAGAAAGGTAATAAAAATTACCATCAAACAAAAAAAACTAAAAAATCTCCTAAAGTAAAAGTAAAGAAAAAGATAATAAAAAAAATTGTTATACATACTGTAAAACCTGGTGAAAGTATTGCTCTTATAGCAAGAAAATATAATGCATCAGTTAATGAGATTATAAAAATAAATCATCTAAGAAAACCTTATATTATTAGACCTGGGCAAAAAATAAAAATTCCTAAGAAGATAGTAAAAGTTGTAGAAATTACAGAAGAAGAAAAGATAAAACAGATTTCAAAATCTATGCCTTTTGGATTTATATGGCCTGTTGACAAAGGAGTTGTAATAGCTCAATTTGTAAATAGTTCTACTTTAAGACATTTAGGAATAGATATTAAAACAGATTGTAATTATCCAATTAAAGCATCAGAATCTGGGAAAGTTATATATGCAGGAGATAGTATAAAAGCTTTTGGTAATCTTGTAATAATTAAACATAGAAAAAATTACAATACAGTTTATGGCCATATTGGAAAGATAGCTACAAAAGATGGCAAGTATGTTAAAAAAGGAGATATTATAGGATATACAGGAAAATTAAATAATAGTGATGATTGTGGACTTTATTTTGAAATTAGAAAAAATGCAATTCCTGTAGATCCAATAGTATTACTACCAAAGAAAAAAGAGGTTCAAACTAAATGA